In Oncorhynchus kisutch isolate 150728-3 linkage group LG11, Okis_V2, whole genome shotgun sequence, the genomic stretch tgcgtcatgcacaaagtagatgtcctaaccgacttgccaaaactatagtttgttaacaagacatttgtggagtggttgaaaaacgagttgtaatgactccagcgtaagtgtatgtaaacttccgacatcaactgtaaatAGATAACATAATTAAGGGGGAAATAAGATGAGCTACTTTCAATGTCAGATATGACTAAATTCTCCAATATTTGCCCAATTTACAGAAACGTCAACCGAAACTAACATTATTGTATTCATGCTGAGTCGTTCAAGCGAATTAATTAAATCCATTAGCGCTTTTCTCACGGCAGCTGTCTGTGTGCTTTCTAACACTCGGATGTggattctaaccctaattcttacagtccctgaaaaacattgaaatacattttGCGGGTATACAATTGTTTTTTGTTGGCCTTATTATGCTAATAATACTTGCTATCACATAAGTACTCCTTGTGTCGTGTAACTCGATCGTGTGGACATCTAATAAAGTATATGACATGGGCTATATTCCTACAAAATGTATGTCTTTAACTCATTCGTttgtaaactaataaacaataacgaAAATGAATTTGAAAAAATCCTTTGAAATTTCCATTGGGCTATATAACTTAATGTGATTAGTTTCGCGTGCAACGTCAAAGCGCGCAATCAACGGACCCTGTGCGAGATCATGAAAATATAAacctcattaacatattttactAGGCCTAGAGCAATTTAAACAAATAGGGCTATAGCCTACTCAGCCACATTTAGTGTGGCTAGCCTATGCTTAAATTGGAGTACTTCACTTCAATTCGATTACTTCGTTATGTTACCATTAGACGGTCTAATAAGCAAGCATAGATTGTATCGATTCACAAACATACACCTCGGGGCCCAAAGTTTCGTTGTGCCGACTCTCAGACCGATCTCTCTACTTTGAAGAGTACTTTAAACGGTCTAAAAGAGGAGGATCTAAAAGAAAAAGAAACCCTGACCCCTCCTGTTATTGAATTAACGGAGGCAACAACATCAGAACTGACTCTGTTTGATCAAGGTGTCAACATCcattacctttttttttttacggggCCTAAAGACATGGACTACATAACAGCAATTGGTCTGTCGCTACAAAACAGTGCAGGTGGAGGCCGAAATTAATGAAGCACACTGTCGTGTGTATTCTCACAATAAGACCCATTATATGCCGTTTTGACATCTTAACAGCAGAGGCTGAAGACATGACAGCAAGTCGTCTAGCCACAAAGAAAACGTTGCAGGTACAGGCCAGAATGGATGAGGGGCGTTCCTCTATGTTGTCTTGATTCCACATCGACATAAACAGCTTGTAATGACCCTAGCCTCCATTGTTGAAGTTGATGGGATGTATAATCAGATGTGTAATCAAAGAAAATAGAGTGGGATTATCAGATGAAACCGAGAGGAATTATGTAATGTTAAGACATTTTTAGACTAGTCATGCAAATTGAAAATCAACAGGAATATACTGACTGAACTCAAAGGCTGCGCGAGCAGCCAGGGTCTGTTGACTCGCTGAGGTTATTTTGACATCGAAGTTTGTGAGTTCATGAACAATCTCAGGAGTTGTAAAAATGAAACATGTTTATATGAGAACAAGCTCGCCCTAGCTCTCTGGGGGGTTACACTGTCCCTTGTACCACACAACTCCAATAGATTTTCCTTCCTGACCTTTTAGGACTTCCTGTGCAAATCTTATCACTCCGAAAAACCTGACAGGGCAAAGGCAACACGACCATGCACGCCAAAGCTGTCAAAAAGGCCTGTTTAAAATAGGCTACACATTTTTCTTACATATGTATTACTGGATATGACATACTGGATAGGTCTTTGTTTTAACCCATGAACACCCACAGCATGTCCAAGATGGCATTAGCTCAATAGCCTATTTATTGTATTATAGACCTACTGATGAATCGACTTGAAATAGACCATTGTCACAGACAAAGGTGAGCTTGTAATGCGGCCTTTTCAAAAGTTGATATACCTCTTTTGTTGGTGGTAAACACTTGTGCGCCTTAATCTTATAATAGAGCTGCCTTGATCATGTTTGTTACCGTCCTGTAAAATGTGCTTTGATAGAGACAGTGGACCTGATAAGAGGAGAGGGCAATTTGCACGTGGCCCGTGGTCTTTTAATGAATAACTAAAGTACTGCCACATAACTTTAATGTTAAGAGTGACGGCCAATTTATCTCGTTTTGTTTATCACACACAGGAAAAGGTAATgcctcaataaaaaaaaaaaaagatatatcaaAGGGGGACTAAAGTAGTCATCCGATTCATTTTAGGCATAGGAATTTGCCAGCTTCTTAAAAAGTAAATCCGCAATGAATACCTTATTAACAGCCTGTGAAGACATCTAGGCCTATGTCAACTTTGCCAAGATTGTCGTGATGCAATCGAGCAGTCATTGCAGCGAATCATGACAGCATTTATCACGAAACATTTTAAAAGCGATATTATAAATTCATTTTTGTCGAAAAGGAAATAATAGGCTTACGTGTATTCTTTTGATTTAACATTAAATGTCAATTTCGGTTTCATGACTGATGAATGACTGATGATAGATTGAGGCATCAAGGACTATCAATGACTTGAGAAAACACCTGGATTTCACACCTTAAATCCACTCCTCCTGGGCTCCCATTGGTGGAAGGAGTGCATATAGCCGGTCACCATCAATACTGGAGTAGGAGAGCAACGTCAAAAGGTTAAAAAGATAGTAACCATGTACTTTGATCCGATCTCCACACATTTCGAACTGTGCCCAACGAAAGCCATGTTTGAAAGCGACAAGTTCTGCTGTGAGTCTTCCCAGAGTGAGCTGATGTCCGAGGCGAAGTCCCCCGGCTCTGGCCCGACCAGTCCTATCTCGGTCAACTCTGACTCCAGCTGCGCCAGTCCTGAGCCGAAATCATCCGCAGAGACGCGGGTCAGAAGGCCGCTGAACGCCTTCATTATCTGGACCAAGGAGGAACGCAGACGCTTGGCCCAACTCAACCCTGACCTGGAGAATACCGACCTCAGCAAAATTCTCGGTAAGTTTCATTCAAATAATTCCCATTTAAATTAAAACTATGACGAGACTATTCATATTTCAACAATTATATACTGTTTTGCTGCAGGTAAGACCTGGAAGGCCATGTCTCTGGCAGAGAAGCGGCCCTACATGCAGGAGGCAGAGCGCCTGAGAGTACAGCACACCATTGACCATCCCAACTACAAGTACCGGCCTCGCAGGAAGAAGCAGCTGAAGAAGGGCCCCAAAGGGCCCCTGCCTGTGGAGgccactgtccctctctccaccctctgcaGTAAAGGCTTTAACATGCCTTATgacctcaactacctcatccaGAACCAGTCCCATCAGCAGCAAGCCTACCCACATCCAGCCACCTACCCATCCTCCCAGGCATACTTTTCCCATCTTCCCAGGGAGACCTTCCCAGACAGGTTAATTTACACAAATCCAGCAGCCACATTCTCTAACAAGCCTCTAATGTACTCTAACACTGAGGCATACCCAGCAGAGCCTCATCCGTACTACTCTACCCAGCATGGGCTGCAGCAGTGTGGGTCCCCCAACCCAGCCTGTGCTATGTCTCAAGTGGAGCAAGGGGACTTCAGGGCCTCGGGCCCCCAGCTGTGTCCCCCTACTGGCCCCTCTCTGGAGTTCTACCTGGAGCAGGTTCAGCTGGACATGCTCTATGATCTGGACCCCAGTGAGTTTGAACAGTACTTTGGCCCGTCCACATGCCAGCCGGAGCCCCTGTAGTAAAATGATCACCAGTGGGGTAGCTTATAGGGGCCCTGAACACTTGAGAGGCTTTAGCGTGTACAGCATGTCAACTCCCAAATGTATTTATTGAAATTATATTTTTTCCCCCAACCTATTGTTACTATTGAGATGTATGGAAATTACGTTACACGTTTTAAACATGACATGTTTAGCATTATTATTCATATGGTTTGTTCTGTTGTTGTCAAAATGTACTCTTATTGATAAAAGACGGTTTCCCAACCAAATATGCCTTATAAATATATCTAAAAGAACCTttacgtttttgttgttgttgtagtaattAACAGAAAATACTCTAATGTGAATGCTACATGTAACAGATTCAAATGTGTGGTGCACCAAATTATACAACATTTCAACAGATTAATTTATAAAGAACGAGTTTCTTTTGAATTTCTATTATGATGGATGACTGGCTACAAATGATCTGGAATATTTATTAGTTATATCAACAAACTGGAGTGGACTGAGAGGCTGTCAAGAGTTATTGCTTGTCCAGCCGTTGGCAGAAGCCAGGCTGTTGACATACTGTTTTATCTCTAGCCCTGTGTATTTCTCGTCCCCGGGCGTTGGGAGGGAAATGGCGCCAGGGGCATAAACTTCCAAACTtcctgt encodes the following:
- the LOC109899182 gene encoding transcription factor Sox-17-alpha-A-like, with product MYFDPISTHFELCPTKAMFESDKFCCESSQSELMSEAKSPGSGPTSPISVNSDSSCASPEPKSSAETRVRRPLNAFIIWTKEERRRLAQLNPDLENTDLSKILGKTWKAMSLAEKRPYMQEAERLRVQHTIDHPNYKYRPRRKKQLKKGPKGPLPVEATVPLSTLCSKGFNMPYDLNYLIQNQSHQQQAYPHPATYPSSQAYFSHLPRETFPDRLIYTNPAATFSNKPLMYSNTEAYPAEPHPYYSTQHGLQQCGSPNPACAMSQVEQGDFRASGPQLCPPTGPSLEFYLEQVQLDMLYDLDPSEFEQYFGPSTCQPEPL